A window from Dioscorea cayenensis subsp. rotundata cultivar TDr96_F1 chromosome 10, TDr96_F1_v2_PseudoChromosome.rev07_lg8_w22 25.fasta, whole genome shotgun sequence encodes these proteins:
- the LOC120270435 gene encoding uncharacterized protein LOC120270435, producing the protein MPPSPALRCSPGRELRTEHNHKRGRSFESSVPMKTKDDDLTLFTDMESRERDNFLLQSADDLNASIARLRYCSDLKLSVNIRAGGQSSELLNVDGEKNDYDWLLTPPDTPLFRSLDDEEAQPVNPAPRGRQHSQPISIRSPASEKAQRTSRSSYSPHRLSPSPRSTTGVTQPKVTPSSAPHSSLTPLRPTTPSRRPSTPPNKPSATTPRSSTPTLRRMSTGSGGQASSPVRRGTSPVRPSRGNSASPKLRGWLTNPPGFSSDSPANLCTSLAELPSSNSKAVSPASRNGRQSMSPTAPRNRRLSMSPVGSRSTTALHSHERDRFSTYSKGSVASSGDDDVDSLYSVGIETSSSPSSGQNGVIGNSRAIPFSKKPVRTPSASSIPKRSYDSALRQVDHHKTPQNMFRPLLSSVPTTTFYTGKANSVHRPLFSRNSSVTTSSNASSELGVIVAHDFVEAEDHDQNHLVNEWEKPQDFDAQEEIFIFDKMDEISENGHSVGGVSNKVDLEEEKSAANFRDPGCIAPASDASYLAGIPSKVDCLEMLKTCSKCGKQFRIMDMESITDVCQECVDDDLASSEAASQTAFLVAQNEYSQSVRHAGIDRLSEEMLPAMEISELPGLHENNVDRDPDFVPSSSFCNMEVDLTKVHSDQQPKSYQEEKAVQSESKFQEPRDVTHPSPRASTPEGTGISVLLQRSSSSKWPVVQGRAFLASSIMCSEPSYTRDNANVLRRSFSRDSASPSSSVDLASSRQSEFRLQRQLSSRKAEIEHMRNAGNAKAQITEPLNSGVSSEQTLNGFVDAVDYEPYGKKETFDHEHNNSLENMRSSSTKSMPSTQAVVEGDLFGCTDSFTVVDSLHDVETGLAGVSEKLGNNRSTRESGVEHGIPDSSCIGEEDMLNNSVCGNEMSAVPTESPSLAMPQLQISLEGVQDLQSDSAASSDRNNMDVSPECSGPASLEKDSDSPASAMESYSIDQHHEKSMITVEGPRGHMSRSLTLEEVTDTILFCSSIIHDLAYKAATEVMEREEFVTEPLRPTIPSNRNTVANPKGLIMDIILQTNTETSKDQAEKAGN; encoded by the exons ATGCCGCCTTCGCCTGCATTGAGGTGCTCCCCTGGGAGGGAGCTTAGAACTGAGCATAACCACAAGAGAGGCCGGAGTTTTGAGAGCAGTGTTCCAATGAAAACTAAAGATGATGATCTTACCTTGTTCACTGATATGGAGTCTAGGGAGAGGGATAACTTTTTGTTACAATCGGCTGATGATTTGAATGCCTCCATTG CGAGATTGAGGTACTGTTCCGATTTGAAGCTCAGCGTCAACATTCGTGCCGGGGGACAGAGCAGTGAGTTGCTGAATGTGGATGGTGAGAAGAATGATTATGATTG GCTGTTAACTCCTCCTGATACTCCTCTTTTTCGGTCCTTGGATGATGAGGAGGCTCAACCTGTTAATCCAGCACCTAGGGGAAGGCAGCACAGTCAGCCCATCTCTATTCGATCGCCTGCT AGTGAGAAGGCTCAACGGACAAGTAGAAGCAGTTATAGTCCGCATAGACTGAGCCCATCACCTCGATCTACCACTGGTGTCACTCAACCAAAGGTAACTCCATCTTCTGCTCCCCATTCTAGTCTGACACCTTTAAGGCCTACGACGCCTTCAAGAAGACCTTCTACACCACCGAACAAACCTTCAGCAACTACTCCCCGGTCTTCAACTCCCACTCTTAGGAGGATGAGCACTGGTTCTGGTGGTCAGGCATCTTCACCTGTAAGAAGGGGGACCTCCCCAGTAAGGCCAAGTCGTGGCAATTCTGCTTCCCCGAAGCTGCGAGGATGGCTGACAAATCCCCCTGGTTTCTCCTCTGATTCACCTGCAAACCTTTGTACTTCTCTGGCAGAGTTGCCATCATCAAATTCCAAGGCTGTGTCTCCAGCATCTAGAAATGGACGACAGTCCATGTCACCAACTGCTCCTAGAAACAGAAGGCTGTCAATGTCACCTGTTGGTTCTAGAAGTACTACCGCACTGCATAGCCATGAACGAGATCGCTTCAGCACTTACAGTAAAGGTTCTGTAGCATCATctggtgatgatgatgtggattcTCTCTACTCTGTAGGCATTGAGACCTCTTCCAGCCCATCCAGCGGACAAAATGGAGTTATTGGGAATAGCAGAGCTATACCATTCTCTAAGAAACCAGTCAGAACACCATCTGCAAGTTCTATTCCCAAAAGGTCTTACGATTCTGCACTTCGACAAGTG GATCATCATAAAACTCCCCAGAATATGTTCAGACCACTTTTATCAAGTGTTCCTACAACCACATTTTATACTGGGAAGGCAAACAGTGTGCATCGTCCATTGTTCTCAAGGAATTCTTCTGTCACAACTAGCAGTAATGCAAGCTCTGAGCTAGGTGTCATTGTTGCTCATGATTTTGTTGAGGCCGAAGATCATGACCAGAATCATTTAGTTAATGAATGGGAAAAGCCTCAGGATTTTGACGCCCAAGAGGAAATCTTTATATTTGACAAGATGGATGAGATAAGTGAAAATGGACATTCTGTTGGAGGTGTGTCAAACAAAGTTGATCTGGAGGAAGAAAAATCTGCTGCCAACTTCAGGGATCCTGGATGCATAGCACCCGCTTCTGATGCTTCATATCTTGCCGGTATCCCTTCTAAGGTTGATTGTCTTGAAATGCTGAAGACTTGCTCTAAATGTGGAAAGCAATTCCGTATTATGGACATGGAATCAATTACCGATGTTTGTCAAGAATGTGTTGATGATGATTTGGCTTCTTCTGAAGCGGCATCTCAAACTGCTTTTCTTGTAGCTCAAAATGAATATTCTCAGTCAGTGAGGCACGCTGGAATAGATAGATTGTCAGAAGAGATGCTGCCTGCCATGGAAATTTCTGAATTGCCTGGTTTGCATGAAAATAATGTTGACCGGGATCCTGATTTTGTGCCAAGCAGCTCTTTTTGCAACATGGAGGTTGATCTAACCAAAGTCCATTCTGATCAGCAGCCAAAGAGCTATCAAGAGGAGAAAGCTGTACAATCTGAAAGTAAATTTCAAGAACCACGGGATGTTACTCATCCAAGTCCAAGGGCTTCGACTCCCGAGGGAACAGGTATATCAGTACTATTGCAAAGGTCAAGTAGCAGTAAATGGCCTGTTGTCCAGGGAAGAGCATTCTTGGCTTCAAGTATAATGTGTTCTGAGCCTTCTTACACAAGGGACAATGCTAATGTGCTGAGACGCAGCTTTAGTCGAGATAGTGCTTCCCCTTCTTCTTCAGTTGACTTGGCATCATCTAGACAATCAGAGTTCCGCCTTCAACGACAGTTAAGCAGCCGGAAAGCGGAAATAGAGCACATGAGAAATGCTGGTAATGCAAAAGCTCAAATTACTGAGCCTTTAAACTCTGGAGTCTCAAGTGAGCAAACATTAAATGGTTTTGTTGATGCTGTGGACTATGAACCTTATGGGAAAAAAGAAACATTTGATCACGAGCATAACAACTCCCTAGAAAACATGAGATCAAGTAGTACAAAGTCCATGCCTTCCACACAAGCGGTTGTTGAGGGAGATTTATTCGGTTGTACTGATAGTTTCACAGTAGTGGACTCTTTGCATGATGTCGAGACTGGATTAGCAGGCGTTTCAGAAAAATTAGGAAACAACAGAAGCACTCGAGAGTCAGGTGTAGAACATGGTATACCAGATTCCTCTTGTATTGGTGAAGAAGACATGCTTAATAATAGTGTTTGTGGAAATGAGATGTCCGCTGTTCCAACAGAAAGCCCTTCTTTGGCGATGCCACAGTTACAAATTTCTCTTGAAGGTGTCCAAGATTTACAGAGTGATTCCGCTGCCTCAAGTGATCGAAACAACATGGATGTATCTCCTGAATGTTCTGGTCCTGCATCGTTAGAGAAGGATTCAGATTCACCGGCATCCGCAATGGAGTCTTACTCCATTGACCAACATCATG AGAAATCAATGATCACGGTGGAAGGGCCCAGAGGACACATGTCAAGAAGCCTAACACTCGAAGAAGTAACTGATACCATCCTCTTCTGCAGCTCCATAATTCATGATTTAGCTTACAAGGCTGCAACAGAGGTAATGGAAAGGGAGGAGTTTGTAACAGAGCCTCTTCGGCCAACGATTCCTTCTAACAGAAACACTGTCGCCAACCCAAAAGGACTCATCATGGACATCATCCTACAAACGAACACCGAAACCTCAAAAGACCAAGCAGAAAAAGCTGGAAACTGA